The DNA window CAATCAACTCATAAATTAATCCGCAGGTAGCAATAACAAAAACTGAAACCAACAGTAATAATTGGTTCTTCTTTTTCTTTAGTTGGGTCATTGGTGTTTAGCCGTGTATAGCCGATGAAATAATAATGGCAATGGCAATCATAAACGATGCTGCCATAATCGCCAAGGCTACGTTTTTATTTTCAATGATTTCTTTCCAAAGATTTTCCGGGGTAATTTTTTCTACAATCCAGAAGCAGATAAATAAAATAAGGATACCGATAATTGAATAAACAATAGCGGGAACAAGATACTGTAGGTGTAATGATTCCATTTTTTTTAAGTTTTTAGTTCGTAATTATTTATGAAAATAGGTTCGGGTACGTATTCCTTTTGCATCCTTTGTATGGCTCGATTCATTGAAGCTCAAAAACCTCCAGCCAGTGATCATCGAATACATATAAATGCCCAAAACAATTACCACAAAGGAGAGGTAATATTTTAAGCCTTTTAAGTCTGCTTTATCTATAATATTAATCTTCATCGTACGGAGAATAGTTACTGTTATACCAACGTTTCTTTTCAAAACTGTCTTTTCTGTAAAAATAAAATGCAGGGAACAAGCCCAATACCAAAACCATAAGCAATCCGTTTGAAATCACAAATACATCACGGGTAACAGATATGCCTAGGTTTACAAACGACATGTTGGTTGGTTTATCCGGATAAATGATTAAATAATATTTTCCTTCCGGCACTTGTGATACAATTTTCGAAATCCAGCTTTTGCCTTCGCTCCAACTTTCGCCACCTTCGTAACCATGGTAATATTCTGCTTCTAAATCCACATCGTATAAATCGCCTGTTGCTTCGTTCACCAATGTTACAGCTGTATACATCCAGTTGTTGTCGATGTTGGTGGTGATTTTTATTTCTGCATTTGCGGTGCCATGTTTTAATTCAAAGGGCTTTGAATAAATTTCCTTTTTATTAAGCGAATCAGTGATTTGATACGTTTGACTAAATACTAATTCTTCATGTGCAGCCGATGAAAAATAAAATTGCATGATTCCCCAAATCAATGTTAAAATCACCAGGAGGTTACGCAAACCTTCTGTTTTAAATTTCCCGACATAGGGCTGAAGCATGCCAACACCTTCAGTATCCGGAATTTCTTTTAAAGAAAAAGCATCTTTAATACTGCTTGGTGATAGATATTCTCCTTTGTACCAAGTAATATTGGTGGTGGTATATTCTTTCGAAACCATAAAGGGTGGCTGAATATACTCTTCCACACTTATTGTTTCGGTAGGAGAAAATGCAAATGGAAATTCGCCAACAGCTTCATGTACTTTTGCCTGGTAACGCGAATACAAATCATAGTCTTGTTTTTCGAATGATACTTTTAAACCGGCTGGAGGTGCAAAACCCGAAATTTCTGTTAAGTAAGTCCAATGTCCATCGTATTGCGATAAATATGCAATACCATAAATGGGATTAAACAATGTATATTCATCCCAATAGTAGATCGTGCGGTATTCAAATTTTTTAACATAGGCAATTACCTGATAGCGAATGCCCTGAATTGTACCGATAGTTCCCAAAGGAATATCCAGTGATTTTACAGGGAGTTTGGCAGCAAAGGTAGTTTTGTT is part of the Bacteroidota bacterium genome and encodes:
- a CDS encoding DUF350 domain-containing protein, whose protein sequence is MESLHLQYLVPAIVYSIIGILILFICFWIVEKITPENLWKEIIENKNVALAIMAASFMIAIAIIISSAIHG
- a CDS encoding DUF4178 domain-containing protein, yielding MEPTSNIPSTTKTCFKCNATFQSYLNSNTYSIIYGKCGLVYTQYDGPLNKTTFAAKLPVKSLDIPLGTIGTIQGIRYQVIAYVKKFEYRTIYYWDEYTLFNPIYGIAYLSQYDGHWTYLTEISGFAPPAGLKVSFEKQDYDLYSRYQAKVHEAVGEFPFAFSPTETISVEEYIQPPFMVSKEYTTTNITWYKGEYLSPSSIKDAFSLKEIPDTEGVGMLQPYVGKFKTEGLRNLLVILTLIWGIMQFYFSSAAHEELVFSQTYQITDSLNKKEIYSKPFELKHGTANAEIKITTNIDNNWMYTAVTLVNEATGDLYDVDLEAEYYHGYEGGESWSEGKSWISKIVSQVPEGKYYLIIYPDKPTNMSFVNLGISVTRDVFVISNGLLMVLVLGLFPAFYFYRKDSFEKKRWYNSNYSPYDED